In Canis lupus dingo isolate Sandy chromosome 1, ASM325472v2, whole genome shotgun sequence, a single genomic region encodes these proteins:
- the LOC118350877 gene encoding cTAGE family member 9-like, with the protein MGEGKEWSLEDIFWIRGGGFAASRCRLGSGWNVGGSVGCVVAAGPTVTGRTLRGAVPWRGRRPPQRGVGLLLGQLGQVVATLLPRALCPRLPSQPPAETEACLPIVGVLTGLFLTLRLIRALRSRLYRRHERWLADTRAEQIEEKCQLVDKLYAAKKECALVGKSLENARREEGPVKVPGPAAAHSKVRPDSTVKELTPVARDLNGARAGPPRPETGTARVPEVVKSLQEVTGATTPPGASPNLLGDQEPSPGGPSPGVGLGLRAPLNPPLKAWAWAWASEHR; encoded by the exons ATGGGGGAAGGCAAAGAATGGTCACTGGAGGACATATTCTGGATCCGGGGTGGAGGCTTTGCTG CGAGCCGTTGCCGGCTGGGTTCCGGGTGGAATGTTGGGGGTTCCGTGGGCTGTGTGGTGGCTGCGGGCCCCACGGTGACCGGGCGGACCCTGCGTGGGGCGGTGCCATGGAGGGGCCGCCGTCCTCCGCAGCGTGGCGTGGGGCTGCTCCTCGGGCAGCTGGGCCAGGTGGTGGCGACgctgctgcccagggccctgTGTCCACGGCTCCCCTCACAGCCGCCGGCGGAGACCGAGGCGTGTCTGCCCATCGTCGGCGTCTTGACGGGTCTCTTCTTGACGCTCCGGCTCATCCGGGCCCTTAGAAGTCGGCTTTACAGAAGACACGAGAGGTGGCTCGCGGACACTCGGGCTGAGCAGATCGAGGAGAAATGCCAACTCGTTGACAAGCTTTACGCGGCCAAGAAGGAGTGTGCGCTGGTCGGGAAGTCTCTGGAGAACGCCCGGCGGGAGGAAGGGCCGGTGAAGGTTCCCGGCCCTGCGGCCGCTCACAGCAAGGTGCGGCCCGACTCCACGGTGAAGGAGCTGACTCCTGTGGCTCGAGACCTGAACGGAGCCAGAGCCGGGCCCCCACGGCCAGAGACGGGGACAGCAAGGGTGCCAGAAGTGGTGAAGTCCCTGCAAGAGGTCACGGGAGCCACCACACCCCCGGGAGCTTCTCCTAACCTGCTTGGAGACCAAGAGCCGAGCCCCGGTGGTCCCTCCCCAGGagtgggc ctgggcctcagagcaccactgaacccccctctcaaggcctgggcctgggcctgggcgtCAGAGCATCGCTGA